CATCGTCGAAGGAACCATCGTCAAGGTCGACCGCGACGAGGTCCTGCTCGACATCGGTTACAAGACCGAAGGCGTCATCCCTTCCCGCGAACTCTCCATCAAGCACGATGTCGACCCGAACGAGGTCGTTTCCGTGGGCGATGAGGTCGAGGCTCTTGTTCTCACCAAGGAGGACAAGGAAGGCCGCCTGATCCTGTCGAAGAAGCGGGCGCAGTACGAGCGCGCGTGGGGCACGATCGAGGAGCTCAAGGAGAAGGACGAGGCCGTCAAGGGCACCGTCATCGAGGTCGTCAAGGGCGGCCTGATCCTCGACATCGGTCTCCGTGGCTTCCTGCCCGCCTCGCTCGTCGAGATGCGTCGCGTCCGCGACCTCCAGCCGTACGTCGGCAAGGAGATCGAGGCCAAGATCATCGAGCTGGACAAGAACCGTAACAACGTGGTCCTGTCCCGCCGCGCCTGGCTGGAGCAGACCCAGTCCGAGGTGCGCAGCGAGTTCCTGCACCAGCTGCAGAAGGGCCAGGTCCGCAAGGGTGTGGTCTCCTCGATCGTCAACTTCGGTGCCTTCGTGGACCTGGGCGGCGTCGACGGTCTGGTGCACGTCTCCGAGCTGTCCTGGAAGCACATCGACCACCCGTCCGAGGTCGTCGAGGTCGGCACCGAGGTCACCGTCGAGGTGCTCGACGTCGATCTGGATCGCGAGCGGGTTTCGCTCTCGCTCAAGGCGACCCAGGAAGACCCGTGGCGTCAGTTCGCCCGCACCCACGCGATCGGCCAGATCGTGCCGGGCAAGGTCACCAAGCTGGTTCCGTTCGGCGCGTTCGTGCGCGTCGAAGAGGGCATCGAGGGCCTGGTGCACATCTCCGAGCTGGCCGAGCGCCACGTGGAGGTCCCGGACCAGGTGGTCGCGGTCGGCGACGACGCGATGGTCAAGGTCATCGACATCGACCTGGAGCGTCGCCGGATCTCGCTGTCGCTGAAGCAGGCGAACGAGGACTACCACGCCGAGTTCGACCCGTCGAAGTACGGCATGGCCGACAGCTACGACGAGCAGGGCAACTACATCTTCCCCGAGGGCTTCGATCCCGACACCAACGAGTGGCTCGAGGGCTTCGACAAGCAGCGCGAAGAGTGGGAAGGCCGCTACGCCGAGGCGGAGCGTCGCCACAAGATGCACACCGCGCAGATGGAGAAGATGGCGGCCGACGCCGCGGCCGAGGCCGCGAACGGCGGCGGCTCCTCGAACTACTCCTCCGAGAGCGGTTCGCAGGCCTCCTCGTCCTCCAGCTCGTCCGAGTCGGCCGGTGGTTCGCTGGCCAGCGACGCGCAGCTGGCGGCCCTGCGGGAGAAGCTCTCCGGCAACGCCTGATAGACCCAGCACGACGAAGGCCCCGGTCCGCTGGACCGGGGCCTTCGCCCTTTTCGCAGGTGGCCGGACCGCGGCGGAATGCCGTGGCAGGGAGCGGCGGCCGGTATCGTTGGTGTGATGTCCGATGCCATTGCCGAGCTTTCCTCGACCTCCTGGGAACGCAGGAAGATCGAGGCGATGGGCCGAATCCAGCGGGTCGCCCTGGATCTGTTCGACGCGCACGGGTACCGGAATGTGACGATCGAACGGGTCGCCGCCGCGGCCGAGGTGTCCCCGAGTTCGGTCTACCGCTATTTCGGCACCAAGGAGATGCTCGTCCTGTACGACGAGGCCGATCCGAAGGTACTCGAGGCGGTCCGGACCGCGGGTGGGCCGCAGACCGTCGCCCCGGCCGAGCTGATCGCGGTCGGGCGGCTGCTGGTCCCGGTGTTGCTCGAGTCGCTGTTAACGGCGGAGGCCGAGCACCGAATCCGGCAGCGGCTGCAGTTCATCGCGGCGGTGCCCGAGATCCGGGCGGGGCAGACCAAACAGATGCGCGAGCTGGAAGACGAGTTCCGAACGCTGGTCGCGGAGCGAACCGGCTTCGGCCCCAACGATCTTCGGGTGCGGATGGCCGCGGCCACCGCGGTCTGGGGCTGCGTCGCGGCGCTGGACCATTGGGCCGGAACGGGTTTCGCCGGACGACTGAAAGACATTTACGCCGAGGCGTTCGGATCGATCATCGACCAGGTCGAGACCATGTTCAGGTAGTCACCCGCTGCACGCGCGACTTGCGTTGCGGCAGCCACCAATTCCAGCGGCCGAACAGCCGCATGAAGGCCGGCACCAGTACCAGTCGCACCAGCACCGCGTCGATCGCGATGGCGACCGCGAGTGCGAAGCCGATCTGCTTGAGTTCCAGTACGTCCGCGGTCACGAAGCTGGCGAACACGGCGACCATGATGGCGGCCGCGGCGGTGATCGGCCGAGCCGTGCGTTGCAGACCGTCGGCGACGGCGGCGGCGTTGTCCCCGTGCACATCCCAGTGTTCCTTCATCCGCCGGATGAGGAACACCTCGTAGTCCATCGAGAGACCGAACAGCACCGCGAACACCAGCATCGGCAGATAGATCTGCAAGAACCCGGTGCTCTGGAACCCGAGCACGCCCGCGCCGACACCGTGCTGGAACACCGCGACGGTGATGCCGAGGGCCGCGCCGGTGGCGAGCAGGTTCATCGCGATCGCCTTGAGCGCGAGCACGATACTGCGGAACGCGACGACGAGGAAGCCGAGCGAGATCGCGAGCACCAGCGTGATCACCCACGGGAAGCGGTCGGTGATCCGGTGCGACACATCGACGAACAACGCGGACGTGCCGCCGATCTTCACCTCGGCGTGCGTCAGAGTCGCTGCGCGGGAACGGATATCGGTCACCAGATCGGCGGATTCGGTCGACTCGAAGGAGGCTTTGGGCACCACGGCCGCGAACATCCTGCCCTGCGCGTACTGCGGCAGTACCGCCGCGATCCGCGGGTCGCGAGAGAATTCGCCGATGAGCCGGTCCGCTTCGTCGCGAGCGTCGGCGGTCAGCGGCGTGTCGGCGGCGCCGGTCGCGACCACCTCGATCGGCGATACCAGACCGGGCGTGAAGTTCTGCTTCACCAACGTGAGCCCTTGGCCCGACGCCCGATCGGTGAGTGATCCGAGGCCCACGTCGACGCCGTAGCGCAGGCCGGTCAGCGGAGCGGCCGCGATCAGCAGCAGCGCGACCCCGGCCGTGCCGAACAGCACCGGCCGCGCCATCACGATGCGGGCCCAGCGCGCCCAACCGCTCGACGCCGTGGCCGCGCGCACCTCGGCGGGCCGCAGGCGTTCGGGGAGCGCACCGCGATTGATCGCGGGCCCGAGCGAGGCGAGCAGGGCGGGCAGCAGCGTGAACGCAGCCGCCATCGTGGCGATCACCGCGGTCACCACGCCGATCGCGACTCCGTTCAGCATGGGCAGCCCGACCACGACGAGGGAGCACAGCGAAATCATCACGATGAGCCCGGAGGCGAGCACGGTCCGTCCGGTGGTGTCCATCGCCGCGCCGACGGCCTGCGCGATGGCGTTGTGCTCCTGCCTGTTTCGGACTCCGCGCCGGGTCAATTCCTCGTTGAACCGGCTGACGATGAACATGCCGTAGTCGATCGCGGTGCCGGTGGCGATCATGGTGGCGACCGAGAGCACCAGCGAGTCGAAGGCGAGGAACGTGGTCAGACCGAACAGCGCGCCGACCGCCACGGCGATACCGGCGGCGGTGACGCTGATCGGTAGCGCCGCGGCGGCCACCGCGCCCAGTGCCAGTACCAGCAGCACCGCGGCGATGGGCACGCCGAGCGCCTCGCCGCGTTGCAGATCCGCCGTTTCGATCTCCATCAGATCGGCCTGGATCGGCGCGTAGCCGGTGAGCACGGCCTGTGCGCTCGCGTCGGATCCGGCGGCGAGCGCGGCGCGCAGTTCCCGGACGACGTCGACCCGCTCGGAGATGTCGCCGTCGAGGCCGACGACGGCGAAGGCGGTGTGCCGGTCGGCGGCGATCTGGGCGGCATTGCCGTCGAACGGGCCGACGGCGCCGGCGACGCCGTCGGTCTGCCGGACCGTGGCCAGGGTGCGCTCGATCGCCGCACGGAACTCCGGCGCCTCCACCGTCGCGGTGTCGGAATGGAAGACGATGAGGTCCTGCTCGGTGCCGAACTGGGCGAAGTGCTCGGCGACCAGCTTGCTCGCCGCGACAGAGTCCGAACCCGGCACGGAGTAGTCGGGGGTGCCGAGCCGGGCGTGCAGGGCGGGGTAGGTCGCGCCGCAGGCGATGACCAGCAGCACCCAGACGGCGAGCACGATCCGGCGATGCCTGGCCATCGCCATGCCCCAGCGACCGGCGGCACCCCAGCGCGGCGTGGCCCGCGGGGGTTGCGGCCGTTCGAGGATGGTCGGTTGCGCCATCGCCCCTCCCAGGGTTCGCTACCTGACAGTCACTATCAGGTTCTTTCGGCCAGCATACGAATACTGAGGGAGTAGAAGCAAGAGACTCTCAGCTTGTGGCAGTGGTCCGATTCGCTGGAGCAGTGCGCGCCCGGGCTCGTGCCATTTGACGGCGTGCTGCCGCCGGACGATCCGTCCGGTCGCGATCGGCCATGGTGTGGAACCGCGATCGGCGGCCGTGTGGGACCGTGATCCGCCCGCCGCCGATAGGTGAAATGAGCCCGCCGCCGACGTGGCATGATCCGGTGCGGCAGGTGCAGTCGCGGATCGCCGGCACGCCGGCGGCGGGCTCGAATTCAGTTGTCCGCGTGGTGCATCAGCCGGGGCTGGACGCGCCGCGACGGTTTCGTCGTGCCTCCTCGGGTCACCTCCGGCGGGCCGGTCGGCCGGCTGGTCCACCCGACCGGCTGTGCCGTGGTGAGCACGACGACCTGGATCTGCTCCAACCGCAGCCCCAGCCCGGCCAGCCGGGCGATCACGCCGAGCCGGTGTTCCGGCAACCCCGGGCGGACCGCCAAGGGTTCCCGGCCGGGCCGGCGCAGCACGTAGGTCCGCCGTTCGAGGTCGAACTCGAGCGGCGCACCGTCGCGCACCGCGCGGTAGGCGTCGAGATCCAGGGTGGTGTGCTGGACCGGGTCGATCATCATCGCCTCGATCAGCCGCTCGGCATGTGCCAGCCGCATCGCCCGATCGTCCGGTTCCATCCACTCCACCCGCTGCGCCACCCGCCACCGATAGTCCTCGGCGGCGGCGCGGAGCAGGTACCGATGCCGCTCGATCTCTGCCGCCAGCTCCACCAGCCGCTCGAGATCGACATGCATCGGGTCGCGCGGGTCGGGTGTCGAAGCTGGGACATCAGGCATTGCGCCTCCTCGTTCGAGTGCCAATTACCTTTCGCGGCAACTCGATCGACGTCCGACCTGAGAACTATTCTCCCCTAGGGGTACGACAAGTTTCGGCGCTCAGTAGCCGACGGTGAAGCGCCGCTGGACGAACCGTGGTTGTTCGGCTTCGTC
This genomic stretch from Nocardia brasiliensis ATCC 700358 harbors:
- the rpsA gene encoding 30S ribosomal protein S1, with amino-acid sequence MPTTVTSPQVAVNDIGSAEDFLAAIDATIKYFNDGDIVEGTIVKVDRDEVLLDIGYKTEGVIPSRELSIKHDVDPNEVVSVGDEVEALVLTKEDKEGRLILSKKRAQYERAWGTIEELKEKDEAVKGTVIEVVKGGLILDIGLRGFLPASLVEMRRVRDLQPYVGKEIEAKIIELDKNRNNVVLSRRAWLEQTQSEVRSEFLHQLQKGQVRKGVVSSIVNFGAFVDLGGVDGLVHVSELSWKHIDHPSEVVEVGTEVTVEVLDVDLDRERVSLSLKATQEDPWRQFARTHAIGQIVPGKVTKLVPFGAFVRVEEGIEGLVHISELAERHVEVPDQVVAVGDDAMVKVIDIDLERRRISLSLKQANEDYHAEFDPSKYGMADSYDEQGNYIFPEGFDPDTNEWLEGFDKQREEWEGRYAEAERRHKMHTAQMEKMAADAAAEAANGGGSSNYSSESGSQASSSSSSSESAGGSLASDAQLAALREKLSGNA
- a CDS encoding TetR/AcrR family transcriptional regulator, with protein sequence MSDAIAELSSTSWERRKIEAMGRIQRVALDLFDAHGYRNVTIERVAAAAEVSPSSVYRYFGTKEMLVLYDEADPKVLEAVRTAGGPQTVAPAELIAVGRLLVPVLLESLLTAEAEHRIRQRLQFIAAVPEIRAGQTKQMRELEDEFRTLVAERTGFGPNDLRVRMAAATAVWGCVAALDHWAGTGFAGRLKDIYAEAFGSIIDQVETMFR
- a CDS encoding MMPL family transporter, which produces MAQPTILERPQPPRATPRWGAAGRWGMAMARHRRIVLAVWVLLVIACGATYPALHARLGTPDYSVPGSDSVAASKLVAEHFAQFGTEQDLIVFHSDTATVEAPEFRAAIERTLATVRQTDGVAGAVGPFDGNAAQIAADRHTAFAVVGLDGDISERVDVVRELRAALAAGSDASAQAVLTGYAPIQADLMEIETADLQRGEALGVPIAAVLLVLALGAVAAAALPISVTAAGIAVAVGALFGLTTFLAFDSLVLSVATMIATGTAIDYGMFIVSRFNEELTRRGVRNRQEHNAIAQAVGAAMDTTGRTVLASGLIVMISLCSLVVVGLPMLNGVAIGVVTAVIATMAAAFTLLPALLASLGPAINRGALPERLRPAEVRAATASSGWARWARIVMARPVLFGTAGVALLLIAAAPLTGLRYGVDVGLGSLTDRASGQGLTLVKQNFTPGLVSPIEVVATGAADTPLTADARDEADRLIGEFSRDPRIAAVLPQYAQGRMFAAVVPKASFESTESADLVTDIRSRAATLTHAEVKIGGTSALFVDVSHRITDRFPWVITLVLAISLGFLVVAFRSIVLALKAIAMNLLATGAALGITVAVFQHGVGAGVLGFQSTGFLQIYLPMLVFAVLFGLSMDYEVFLIRRMKEHWDVHGDNAAAVADGLQRTARPITAAAAIMVAVFASFVTADVLELKQIGFALAVAIAIDAVLVRLVLVPAFMRLFGRWNWWLPQRKSRVQRVTT